In Populus trichocarpa isolate Nisqually-1 chromosome 7, P.trichocarpa_v4.1, whole genome shotgun sequence, the following proteins share a genomic window:
- the LOC7456276 gene encoding uncharacterized protein LOC7456276 yields MGCCFSHTNTTKRGPSHPKPPSRHHHHSPPQPHKPNVTATRTPPPLEEETVKEVLSETPIIVKPQKTTPVSTTAAATTTTQTQEPKILTQKNNKKHQEDQEISQASEICSNITDTLSTATTTTAATTTTITDIREDEVTSKKKVNKSPAKVPKKRPHTGDRERVPKPPAKTTGQVMIRTAAGQRNVGSSGVRRDFGRSPGTRTAGGVGRGRVGSSPGKVTGEAGGRSVERKKEETVNGTVLMQQQQEGNESLENPLVSLEGFIFL; encoded by the coding sequence ATGGGTTGCTGTTTTAGCCACACCAACACCACCAAAAGAGGACCAAGTCACCCAAAACCACCAAGCCGCCACCATCACCATTCACCGCCACAACCCCACAAACCCAATGTCACCGCCACAAGAACCCCACCACCACTTGAAGAAGAAACAGTCAAAGAAGTCCTCTCAGAAACCCCCATTATCGTCAAACCACAGAAAACTACTCCAGtatcaacaacagcagcagcaacaacaacaacacaaaCCCAAGAACCAAAAATcctaacacaaaaaaacaataagaaacatCAAGAGGACCAGGAAATCTCTCAAGCATCAGAAATATGCAGCAATATCACTGACACTCTCTCAACAGCAACCACGACCACTGCCGCCACCACCACTACAATAACAGACATAAGAGAAGATGAGGTTACAAGCAAGAAAAAGGTCAACAAATCTCCTGCCAAAGTACCAAAAAAGCGTCCGCACACCGGAGACAGAGAAAGGGTGCCGAAACCTCCGGCGAAGACGACCGGTCAGGTGATGATCAGGACTGCAGCTGGGCAGCGTAATGTGGGGTCCAGTGGTGTCAGGAGGGATTTTGGAAGGTCACCGGGGACTAGGACGGCAGGTGGAGTTGGGAGGGGTCGTGTCGGCTCGAGTCCTGGAAAGGTGACTGGAGAAGCCGGTGGGAGGTCAGTGGAGAGGAAGAAGGAGGAGACGGTAAACGGCACTGTTCtgatgcagcagcagcaggagggGAATGAGTCTCTTGAGAACCCTCTTGTTTCCTTAGAAGGCTTTATCTTTCTTTAG